The genomic window GAAGATCTTTTGAATCTTTTCACGCTCTACGCCATACGTTTGTAGAACACGTGTAAAAACTTCTACCGCAGATCCATATTCATCCGGAATCACATCGTCAGCGCCCAAGCTGTACAAATACTTAACTTCTTGCACATAGCGTGTACGTACAATGAGGTAGACGGAATGATTTATCTGCTTCACTTTCTTCACTATTCGCACAGATCCGACGGGATCATTGATCACGACAGCGACAACTTTAGCATCGTGGATCTTCACATGTTCAAGAACGCTGTCATGCGATGCATCCCCATAATGGATTGGCTCACCTTTCAGATGTTCTTGTCGTACTGTTACAGCATTCATCTCGACAATAACATAAGGGATGCCGCTATCTTTGCATGATTTTGCCAAGGCACGCCCTGCCAGTCCAAAACCGATAATAATGACATGGTCTTTGAGAGCACTTACAGGCATTTCTTTGGGCGGCGCAAAACCGACTTTATACCTGCGAGGCAAGGGTAATGCATCTAGAAGCCCTGCCCATACGTGAGCATAGTTGATCAACCAAGGAGTCAAAGCGATAGATAGGATGGCTACAGCCAAAAACAATTGATATTCAAATGGTTTGGTGATCCCATTATCTGAGCCGACTTTTGCTAATACAAAAGAGAACTCACTGATTTGCGCCAAAGTGATACCCATCCATGCTGCAGTCCTAAGCGGTAAACCAGCAATCATCCCTGCTAGAGTAGCCATAGTGGATTTTACAGCAATGACGACTAGAGCTAAGGCAATGATAATAATCGGATGTTCTGCGACAAATCTGACATCGAGCAGCATACCTACCGAAATGAAGAAAAAGCTTGTAAAAAGCTCCTGGAAGGGTGTGATATCGCTGATCGCTTCATGGCTGAAATCTGATTGGGAAATAATTAGTCCTGCAAGAAATGCTCCAAGAGACAAGGACAAACCGGCTAATTGTGAGAACCATGCCACAGAAAGACAGATACTAAATATCGTCAGCAGGAACAACTCTCTATTACGAGTACGCGCTACCCTATACAAAAGGACAGGAACCAGCCAAGAGGCTGCTGCAAAAACACCTACGATAATGGCTATCCCTTTTAAAGCGCTGTAAAGCAAGTCAAGATTGAAATTCATTTCTGCGCCGGCTAATACCGGTGTGATCAGCATCATAGGAACGGCACAGAAATCTTGGAAAATTAGGGTAGCGAGTGTGCCCCTTCCGTGCGGGGTATCGGACTCTCCTTTCTGAACCAGCATTTTCAGTACTACGGCAGTACTGCTCAAAGCTAATACGCAACCCAGAAATACCGCCTCTCCAGGCAAGCAGCCTAGCATGCGAGCCACAAGATATCCGCCTAGCATTGTCAGTCCGACTTGTGCTCCGCCGCCCACAAGAAACAACCTTTTCATCTCGATGATCTTTTTAATGGAAACTTCCATACCGATCGTAAAGAGCAGTAGAATGATTCCCACATTTGCCATGGACTGTACATCTTCCACATTCTGCACAAAACCAAACCCGTAAGGGCCGCAAATAATTCCAGTGAGTAGAAAACCTACGACTGCAGGAATCCGTGCGCGATAACATAGCAACAGAACAGCAATGGAAAGTGCAAATATAACTAGAAACTCATCAATGAGGGGTATATGTTCCATGAATCAATTCATCCAGTATTTTTGTCACATATTTTTTGTAAGTTTTATACTGGCATTGCAGGTCATGATCCGTCAAGGAATATAATACATCCGGCGTAACACCCAAATTTTCAATAGGTTGTAAATTATCTCTTATCCCCATTGAAATAGTAATATGATAACTGCGGATTCCAAAGGGATTGATATGAGACAAGGTTAGGAACATACCGCCCGCCCCGGCAGTCCTCTCTCCGAAAATGACAGCACGCTGATTATCTTGTAATAGGGCGGGTAAAAAATCTGCGGCTGAAAAAGAAAGGCAGTTAGTAAGTACAAGGATAGGCTTTGTATAAATTATGGAATGAGGAGGAATAGCCCGGATGCCATAGATCGGAAAAGGGTCAGAAATCCATTTACCTGCGTTCCATTCGTTTTCTACAAAACGTAAATAGTCTATCAAAAAGCGGCGCGTCTCCATATTGACAGGGTAGCCGTCGCGTGTAAGACCTATGATTTTTTGAACTTCCGGCACTGATTGAGCTTTTTCTAGCAGCGGAAGGGTTGTCGCTGCCATTGCAGCTTCGTGATGTGTCAGAGAAAGCTTATGACCGGGTTTAATCAAGGGCTTAGGAGAAAGCATGGCGGCTAAAGCATCTGCATAGAGAGGAGATCCACCGGGATTGTTGGTTACATCCAAAACTAAGGCATCGGCATACTGCTCATAAAACTCTATCAGCTTTTCAAAATATGCCACATCTGAAGCATTCCCCCTAAAATGGGAAATACGAATATACCCCCCTAGCTTATTGTCGGGTAATTCAAATAAATATGTATGAAAGGGATATTCTTTGCCTGCTACCCAACGTAGAGGACCTAATTCAGGAACAAAACCTTTCCGTCCTCCTATGGATTCAAAACTTGTATGAAAATCTTTTACACCCTCGTAACAAGGTAAGATGCTTTTTTTTGAGAAGAGCTGTTCATCTAAGCCTTTTCTATAGGTGATTCTCTCAGGTGTGTTTTCCCAAGGGATAAGATAGGAAGCAACTTTTTGCGTCAGGTAATGCCTAACTGTTATACTTACCTCCCCTCTGAAAATTTCATGACCTAACATCCCTTTACGGTGAGTGAGGGCCTGAGAAGCTAAGGCATTATCTGTCAATGGATTGCCGCCGCAAAAGTATGAATGCTTAATTTTGTCGACAAAATCACTGACAGGTTTATCATCCCAAAGTAGGATTTCGTCCCCTATTGCCAACGGATATTCATCGGGCGAAAGTTTTTTTGTATCTATATAGGCAATCAGATATTTGTTATGGACGGGTTTGACTTTGAAGGGTAATTCCGCTTCTTCAGTGGAGTAGAAGAAGACGTCCATATGATAATCGCGAAAAGAATTAAAAAGTCTTTTAACGATATGCTGAAATTGCTTTACGGTAGGATTTTTCAGTTCGTCTACAGCATCTTTAGCTTTCCCAACTTCCTCCTCCAAACTAAAGTTAAAGTGCTCTTTCTTCCATTCGTTCAGAGCATAACGTGTTTCGAATACAGATTTTAAAATATCCAGCTGCAGCTTCATCTGGCTCTGCATGGAGGAACCCTCCAAACTTAAAGCGAAGATAAAGCACAGCAGCTGAAATATGATGCGCATGTCAGAGATTTGCAAAAGGATTATGGGACGGTTTTTTGGGTGAAGCCTGAGCAGGGGCCTTTTGGCTTTTAATGACCGCTACACCTGTTTTGCGTGTTAGAGAGATGCGTTTTCTCCCTTTATCCACCTCTAACACTTTGACGGTCACTTTTTGCCCTACTGAAACCTCTTGGGATGGGTCTTTAACATAATGGTCCGCAAGCTCCGAGATATGCAACAGCCCATCTTGATGTACCCCAATATCGACAAAAGCCCCGAATGCTGTAACATTAGTTATGACTCCCTCAAGCTGCATTCCGGGTGTTACATCGTCTATAGTTCTGACATCCTGACGGAATTTAGGCGGTTCGAAGACTGCTCTCGGATCACGGCCGGGCTTGCGTAATTCGTCTAAGATATCCCTCAATGTGGGCTCTCCCACATCTCCTTGTACATATTTTTTGATGTCGATTTTTGCAATAAGGCCCTGATTACCTATTAAACTGACAGTTTGAACACCTATATCTTGGGCCATTTTTTCAACCAACGGATATCTTTCAGGGTGGACAGCTGAAGCGTCTAGCGGATTCTCACCTTGATGCAATCTTAGAAAGCCTGCTGCTTGCAGAAAGGTTTTAGGACCGAAACCACCCACTTTCAATAGCTGGTTGCGTGATCTAAAGACGCCTTCCGATTCGCGATGACGCACTATTTTTTCAGCTAAGGAAGGTCCAATTCCTGCCACATAGGAGAGTAATGGCGCACTTGCTGTATTCAGCTCCACACCGACATTATTTACACAAGACTCTACAACTTCTGTCAATTTCTGTTGTAAAAGCGGCTGGTGTACATCGTGTTGATACTGGCCTACCCCAATGGATTTGGGATCTACTTTTACCAGTTCTGCCAATGGATCTTGCAATCTACGTGCTATGGAGATTGCGCCGCGTATCGTCAAATCAAGATCTGGAAACTCCTGGCGTGCAATATCAGAGGCGCTATACACACTCGCACCGGCTTCACTGACCATGACAATAATAGTCTCAAATGAACAGTTCTTTATGACTTCCAGAATGAAAGTTTCGGTTTCGCGGGAGGCTGTTCCGTTACCGATTGCAATAGCAAAAGGTTTGTGCTTATTTAAGAAGGCTTTTAATTTTGTTTCATCGGGATTATGCAAGTAGAAGGTCATTGTCTCTAAGAATTTTCCGGCAGCATTCACACTGGCACATTTGCAGCCTGTCCTTAAACCCGGATCAATCCCAACAACTGTTTTTTCCCCTAAGGGAGCCGCCATCAAAAGTTGGCCCAGATTGTCGGAAAATACTTTTACAGCCTCTTGATCAGCTTCCATCTTTTTTTGCACCCGTACATCCGTTTCTAGGCTAGGCAGTAGGAGCCTTTTTAAGGAATCGCGTAAGGCGAGCTCTAGCTGCTCTGCAAAGGGAGATGCTTTTTTAAGCCCTGCATAATGTTTTAAATACTCAAGGATTTCTGCTTCGGGAACGTCAATTTGCATCAACAAGACATCTTCAGCTTCTCCTCTCCTAATGGCTAGATAACGGTGAGAAGGAATTTTACTTAAAGGTTCGTTAAACTCAAAATACTGCTGGAACTTAGCGCCTTCGGTCTCTTTCCCGCTAAGTACTTTAGATGTCACAATCCCTTTTTCAAAAAAGATGGAACGTATTTGGCTGCGAATTGCTGCGATCTCCGCAAAGTTTTCTGCCACAATATCACGCGCTCCTGCTAGGGCATCTTGAGAATTTTCTACGCCTTTAGCGCTATCAATAAAACTCTCCGCTGTCTGTAACATATCTACCCCCACAGTCTGAGCTATAATGAAAGCAGCTAAGGGTTCTAAGCCCTTTTCCCTTGCGATCATAGCGCGTGTTCTTCTTTTCGGTTTATAGGGTAGATAGATATCTTCTAATTCTTGTTTAGTTGTGCACTTCAACAGACCCGCTTTAATCTGATCTGTTAATTTCCCCTGGGATTCAATAGATTGAATTATCACTTCTCTTCGTTCATAAAAATCTTTTAAATAGGCATCTCTGTCTTGAATCGCTCTGATAGCAACTTCGTCCAAATTTCCTGTCGCCTCTTTACGGTATCTTGCAATGAAGGGTACAGTATTCCCTTCTCCAAAAAGATTTAGCACGGCTTTTACTGATGCTTCCGGCAAAGAAAGTTCTGCTGCTATTTGTTTTATCATCGTAATTTTGCCTCCGTAGATAGAATGTGGTAAATATACGCGACAGGAGGATTATTATCCCACTAAAGATAGGACGAAATTAAGACGCAATCATAGGCAGAACTACAGGGCAGATATTTGGCCTCTTTCAAAATTTCAATCGAATTTCGAAAGAGGTCTATTAATCTTTTCTAGATTTTCTACTACAATAAGCCTCGTTTCAAACTATTAAATTAAAACCTGATTGCTAAAAATTTTCGGTATACCTACCTTCAATTTTGAAATAGAATAACTTAAATTACCCTAACGGAAAAAATGCTGGAAGAAACACTTACGTATTATGTAAGAGATACCGCCTGTAAAGGTTTTTTAGCTTACGATAATACCATCGAGGAGCAAAGACCTGGTATTATCATTGCTCCGGCTTGGCGCGGCTTGGATGATTTCGCAAAGGGCAAAGCACGTGAACTTGCACGTTTAGGCTACGCCGTCTTAGCTGCTGATATCTATGGAAACGGTACAAAAGCGCACAACGATGAAGAAGCGGCCAAGCTCATGACCCCTCTTTTCCTCGATAGAAAATTACTTCAAGAAAGGATTCAAGGAGCCTACCGCGCCCTTTTACAATGCCCTGCATGCAGCGAGGATATTGGCGCCATAGGCTTTTGCTTCGGTGGGCTTACTGTGATCGAGCTTCTTAGATCCGGTACACCCGTTAAAGGTGTTGTCAGTTTTCATGGAGTACTCGGAAACACTTTCTACGGTGAAACTGCACATACAGTTCCCATAGCATCCAAAATAATAGGATCCATACTTCTCCTACACGGACATGACGATCCTCTTGTTTCTAAGGATGATATTACCTCTCTACAAAATGAGTTAACTTCAGCAAAGGTCGACTGGCAAATGCATATTTATGGAAACACTTCGCACGCATTTACAAACCCAAATGCTAATGACACCGCTCACGGGCTTGTATATAATCAGAAGGCTGCACTACGATCTTGGAAATCGATGCAGAATTTTTTTAAAGAAGTCTTCCCATAAGGATCATGAATACTATGAACTCACTCAAACCTCTTGTTATACTTTTATACACTGTACTACTTTTTGTCGGCGGAATTATAGGTTTTGCTAAAACAGGAAGTTACATTTCCATTATTACTGCCACAAGCTTCACTCTACTATTATTGCTTTCTCTATGGGCAGCGCGTTCAGGTTATCGTTGGGGCATGCCGTTAACATGGACGTGCCTTTTATTATTGACAGCTTTTTTCGGATACCGTTTCTCCCTGACCGGTGCTTTTATGCCGGCCGGACTGATGCTTATCCTGGGTGCTGTTACCATAGGCTTTTTGTTTTATAAAGGTAATAATCCACTATTAAAAGATACGTAAGTATCTTTTAATTAATCCCTGCCCTTGGGCAGAAGGAGGGTATGTATGGCTGCTGTAGATACGGTAACGTCAAGCGAGCCCTATCTTTTAAGAGGTACCATTCAGCACCCTCCTATCAAGAAAAAGCCTTTAACATATGAAGTCCTCTTAGAAAACCCTCTTCAAGGTCCTTTTAATTCCTTTCAACTAAAAGTCTCCTGCTATTTGGATAAATTTAGTAAAAAAGGGTTGTTCTCAAAGACGGAAGACCTTTCGAGAGTCCCTATAACATTTCTGGATACCAAATCTAACAAAGAAAAAACGGCCTACCTTCAAAAAAAAGAGACTGAATTTAACCCGCCTTTACTCGCTGAATTGAAACTATCCAACCCCGATCCGAACAAAGAACTAACTCTCCCCCCTACCGAACACTATTTCAATCGCAAAGTTAAGAATAGTAAAACTGTAGGGGGAATACCCTCAGAAGAAATAGATAGATTACTCCCAATTCTTAATACCCTTCGCACGGCATTACCATCCAGCAATAGGGTTCACATCTATGATTTAACGTTTAAATATAGGAAGATGCAATTATGCATCGATAGCAGACCTGATGGATTGGACCCCTTTATCATATTAAAAACAATCGGTGATGGCACCTCAAAAGTTGTTTATGAAGGAATAGACCTGCGCTCAAAAAAGATCGTAGCCTATTCTTTCACAGACCTTCGTGATGAATATTCTGAAGAAGGTGTCTTGGTCCATGATAGATACGTACCGGCTGTGCTGGAACAGGACGTCATCCGCAAAATATCCCAAGTCGGAAGGCATCCTAATTTTATCCGTTACTATCAAATTGGTTCTCTGTATGTGAGATCCCCTAACAGCAAAATAGATGTGCCCACAATGATCGCCATGATGAATATTCAAGACCAAGGCGACCTCTTCAATAACCTGATGAATAAAAAGGTTGTATTTACCCCAAAGGAGTTTGTTAAAATCTTGATTGATGCCTTCAAAGGCATTGCCTTCCTGCATGCACAGGGACTAGTACATAAAGACATAAAATTAGAAAATTTATTCCTGCATAGGTCAAAAAAGGGCGTGCTTAAGTTAAAAATTGGTGATTTTGGCTTTACAGGCCTCGAAGGGAAAATCTGCGGTTCTGCTTCCTACATTGGTCCTGAAATCGTTTATGAAATCAGTGGTTTCCGTGAAATAGCCAATGCAAAAAAAGAACGCCCTCTTATATCTTACGATCCACAAAAACTCTATACACCTGCATCCGATGTTTATGCTTTAAGCGTAGTTCTTTATGGACTTTCTACAAGAATGTTCCCTCTTTTAAGCCAGTCTATGAACTGGATGACTAAATCAAACTTAAAAACGGACAAGTATTTGGATACGCTCCAATACATTGTAAACTATACTAAAAACAATCCTCAACAGCTATCGGTCGAGATTCCCGATCCCTATGCATGTACAATTTCTCAAGAGCTAAAGCTTATGCCCACGCCCGTACGATTAAAATTCTCAGCCATGAAAATTGCTCCTCCCCTGCAGTTATCTCTTAAAGCCCCCAAATTAAATGACATCTATATCAGCGCTTCAAAAGCAGAACCCGCAGAACGAATGTCAGCTATTGAGATAGCGAAATGCTTGCATGACTACAGAAAAAATATCTATAGTGAAATTACGACACTGAGAGCACAAATAGTTGAAATAAAAAATACCTACTTTAAATCCATGCACCTCTATTAAGGAGCTAATATGGCAACACCGTCCTCTACCACATCCTCAAGTACAGAAAGTTTAAGCTCTACTAATCCCTTTACTCTTGGTACAAATAGTGCCTTATCTAATAGCAGTAGCAGCAGTACCTCTAGCAGTAGTAGCACCAATAATAGTGGTTCTCTTCCTCAAGGCTTTTCCCTGCCTAACATCTCAAAACTTATTGAAGAGCTTACCACAACTTTATCAAATCGTTCCTTCGTCGCTGAGGAGGAAATTGTTTCTAAACTGCAAACCCTTATTGGCATAGTCACAAATCTACCTGCCGTAACTAATGTGCGTCCACATATGGCTGAGGAAAAAGAATCCACCTTTGCAGTGGTACGCAACAATATAAATTTGTTAAACAAAAATAGAAACGTCCCTTGCGACGTAACCGCAACAGAGAAAAAATTGGATTTGCTAATTCAATACACTAACACTCTTCATGAGCAATATAAGAGCAATTTTGAACGTATAAAACTGGAGACGGAACACTGCAAAACCCTTCAGTCTTTACATCCTCTGAACGAAATGCAAAGACGTATTCTATGCGAAATGGTTAATGGGAATATGGGAAGGATGAACTGGGTTTTCTCCAATACGGCCCTGCAAAACTACCATGATTGGCTTTCAACTTTATCCTTCCACACTGAAGTCTATAAGCACGCCTTGAATAATTGGGTGGTAGTTTCCGATAACTCCAGAGCAGCATTTGCAAAGGCTATCGCTATTGCGGACATTGAATTCTCACCGACAGAATCTACACGCCTTACTAAAGCCCTCGATATGGCCGGTAAACTAAATACTGAAGTCAGGGCACTAGCAAAAGAAGCTAGAGATGAACGAAGAAGGGTTATTACGGATAGGTATGAAAAAGGTGAGGTTATCGATTGGTCTAGAGCTAAAGATTCGTACAAGGAGATGATATTAATAGGATTCTCAGATAAAGAAGATTCTACCAAAGGCAAATTGGCACATAAGTCTTTCGACGAATTAGCTTCTTTGCAAAAAGGATTGATCGACTACTTCAAAAAGAAAAAAGAAACTCTACTGAGCAAATTAAATCTCTCTCCTTCACAAGAATTTTATAGAGCTGCGATGGCCTCCCGGCGCGATGAATTCGTCAAAAAAATTGAAGAGTGGGAAAAGGAGAGTAAAGAGGTATGGGAAACAGAATTGAGTGATAAAAATGATAAACAGGAAGGCCTGCTGAAAGAACTCGGCTTTTTGGGGAAAATGGCGCAGTATGAGACTGTATACACTAAATATACATTCATGAAGCTTCCTGGAATAGATAGTCTTCCCGGAAGACGCTATTTCGAAGCCTCTCAAAGCCATTATGAATTGTGGACATCCGATTTAAAACGGACAACACCCTTTGCTTCCGACTTTGTTCCGACAACGGTAAAAGATGTCGAGTCTATTATCACAGCAAGCCTTACTGAGAACAAACCTGTCCTAGTATAGAAGTGAAGCGTTTTTTTCACCTTCATAGCCCTCGACTTGTCGAGGGCACCTTACACAATGTTTTAAAAGATCGTTTCATCCAAGTTAAGGGTCCTCGACTAGAGAACGTTTCACTTCGCAAAATAGAATTATCGCCCTGTTCATTTACATAAATTCAGACAGGGATTTCTTTGACGTTAAACCATTTTTTCAACAAGTCATTTATGACAAAGCATAACGGCATTGCTATTGCCCAAACAATCGCTAAGATCATTATTCCCTGCCATTCCGGGACTAAAAAATATGCAGCGCCTACTTTAATAGCAGTTAAATAGGATACTGTGCCTCCTATTGATCCCACCAAAATAGACATCCATACTGTCTTCCCGACCCATACTAATGAGTGATTGATCGAAGTAGCAAAGAGAGCCCACAAGGATGTAATCCATGCCGGTGCAAACCAGGTGCAGCATAAATACTGACCTTCGTATTGAATGATATTGAAGTATGCTAAGGCAGTGTCCACAACAGAACCTAGCATTGCTAAACTGAGAATTAATACGGTTTCAAACATCCTGTTTGGAACGCGTGCGATATGCAATAGTATAATGGCAAGGTTAATGACCGGACCTTGCCAATACTTATCTTGAAGAATGAACTTTATCGTCAGAACCCATCCTAAGTAAAATAAACCGCTGTTAAGCAGCCAGCTTAAGATAGTGGATAGATATTGTCGCATAGGCAACTTAGCTTTGAGCAGTTTTAACTGTTCCATACTTATTTCTTCCAAAGCGTAATATACTTAGGAATGCCCAGCGAATTAGCTTGAAAACGCCTAAACCAAAAATGAGGCCTACAAAAGCATATCCTAAGCTTTCAATTGAAAAAGACAGTCCTGGTTCAAATGAACCAAATGTCGTCCATGCTATATCTGAATCTGCATAACGAAACAGGTATAACGGATGCGACCATATAGGGGCTTCAACCATAGCCGTAAAGGATTGTTTCAAATCAACAAGCCTATTGACCATATTATCCATAAATTGCCCCTGAGCGTTGAAGTCTGCATCAGGATCGCGTATAAACTTCGTAATATATGCTTCAAGAGTTTTCCCCGAACGTGAGGCAGTCTTCCTAAGGACAGAGACTTGCAGCTCTAACTCTGAAAGATGTCCGGAAAGACGTTGAACATATTGTTGATAGAAAACGGGTATTTGAGTGAATATAATAACACCCGCTACGGCAAATAACCTATCTAAAATTCCAATAACGAAACGGATAATCAAAATCTACCTCTTGGAAAACTTGCCAAAAAACTTATATACACCCACTACCATACATATATGTACGAATGAAGGTATAAATGCAACTAATTGACGGTAAGGCGACTGCATTGGAAATCCAGAAAGAGCTGCGTACAGCTATTTCACAGCTCAGAGGACGCATTCCGCGGCTGGATGTTATCCTTGTCGGAAGCTTCACACCTTCAGTGATTTACGTCACAAATAAAACACGTGCTTGCGCCGAAGTCGGCATCTCATCCCAAATACATCGCCTTCCCGATGATATCACTCAAGAAGAATTACTCCAAAAAATCAAAGCTCTGAATAACAATCCCGATGTAGACGGTATCCTAGTCCAATTTCCTCTTCCCCGCCATATAGATCCAAATCTGATTATGGAGACGATAGCCCCCTCTAAAGATGTGGATGGCTTTAATCCCATCAACCGCGGCAAGCTATTTCTTGGCGACGAAGACGCCCTCGTTCCCTGTACTCCCCTCGGAGTACGCGAACTTTTAAAAAGATATAATATTGCTACTGAAGGAAAAAACGTGACCATTATTGGAAGAAGCAATATCGTGGGCAAACCTTTAGCCATCCTTTTAATGCAACCTAACGAAAATGGAAATGCGACTGTGACTGTAGCTCATAGCAAGACCCCACACCTTGAAAAAGTCTGCGCCCAGGCAGATATATTAATTGCCGCCATAGGACAACCCTTAATGATTGGGCCTTCGATGGTTAA from Parachlamydiales bacterium includes these protein-coding regions:
- a CDS encoding bifunctional 5,10-methylenetetrahydrofolate dehydrogenase/5,10-methenyltetrahydrofolate cyclohydrolase gives rise to the protein MQLIDGKATALEIQKELRTAISQLRGRIPRLDVILVGSFTPSVIYVTNKTRACAEVGISSQIHRLPDDITQEELLQKIKALNNNPDVDGILVQFPLPRHIDPNLIMETIAPSKDVDGFNPINRGKLFLGDEDALVPCTPLGVRELLKRYNIATEGKNVTIIGRSNIVGKPLAILLMQPNENGNATVTVAHSKTPHLEKVCAQADILIAAIGQPLMIGPSMVKEGAVVIDVGMNAAGEAEEGKKRRVVGDVDFHAVKDKCSWITPVPGGVGPMTIAMLLSNTFKAYLKREIE